The genomic window TTTTCTCACCACCTGACTTTTCTTTAACCGGACAATTCCCAGTGATCGACATCAAGCTGGACAAACCGGCAGAGCCCAGCGTCCCAGAGGGCGGGTGCTCATGTTAATGCAGAGCTGCTATCGGACAGCTCCCTTCACACCATAGGCTTGTTGTGTTGCTTACTACTGGTTAGCTTCCAGTTGACTTCTCTAATTGGATATAGGATCCGGGCCTTGTATCTGATTggacaaatcaaatgttatCTCTCAGTCTTGTTCAGTTGTAAAATATTGTATACTTTGTCAATATGTAAGTGACTGGCGGAGaaaagggaaggaaaaaaaaaacattgacatgaaaatgaacaaaaaactgttttggaaaaatgaaaaaagggagaaaaatggAACAACCAACGGAGTTCTTTTCGCtgttatgttttgtattttttatatataaaagggAAAGCACCAAAAATGATGCCTAAACATAGGAGGAGAAATGGTGGGGGCCGAACACGTCTGAATGTCTGCAGCACGCATGCACGCTGATCTGATCTTTGACCTTTGGCCTGCCCTCCAGGGTCTCTGCACTCTGGATGGAGGTTGACTATCTTAGAATGTTTTATAGCATCTCTCTATAGCATCTCATGACAAAAACGTATCTCATTTGATATTCCCACAAGAGTCAACTTCACCTGACCGTTCACCTAACAGTAGCTGTGAAAATGTGGCACTCTATCTCTCTATGGGTTTAACTTTTATAGAACAAACTGTAccgtggtttaaaaaaaaaaaaagaagtaataaAAAGACAACTTACTATCACAACTCCCCCTCCCTCAAACCACTTCTCTCCTtcgcctccttctcctccttttatCCCTTTATCTCTCCCTCCAGCCTCCCCATCCCTCCACCCTGGTAATACACATATAACGATCCACTGTAATGCACTGCACTgtatataataatgtaatatgtATGTTGTGAACGTCCCTCTGTAGAAGTGGTCCTTGTTCACCAGTatgaataatgtaataatgtttAACGATtaataaattacaaattaaaggGCTTCACTCTCCTAACCATCAACATTTACCTGGTAGCAACATGGTCTGCTCTATTGGTCCTATCCTGATGCTATATATGGATAATACAGGGattatatcatttttattatctacAGAATGTGATTAAAGAGGTCAGGGTTTGGTAAGGTTGTATCAGGGTTACATGTCTTTTTAATAAGACATTAATAGAACATCTCTGTAGTAAGCATTAAAAGATTTAGCAGATTCTATGTGCATTCTACAGAGCATATCTCCGCTTGAAAGAGCTCAATCCTAATCTAAAAATGTACATGTTAGAGAAATATTAGAAgtgaaatagaaagaaaagacaCGTGAAGGCTTTAACTGAGCAGCATATATACAAACATTTTCCAATTGCTTTATTTAATCAAGAATAAGAAGATGAGTTGATCTCAAACTATTGAATTCCTAACTAGTGTTAGAATTCAAACTGATTAAGTGATGTGGTATCTAATTAAGAGCAGAGTGATGTTCATGTATGTGTCTTATTTCAACGCTTATAGAAATGGAGCTGGTTAAATTGCAAAACTAATTTCGAAAGCTTAGCTTTGCAGAAGTCGCGTTACTTCGGATTTCCTTGGCAAAATTCTAACTTTTCATCttctttgttgttctttttgATGAGCAGAAGTTCCTTAATGAAGCCCTTAATGAGGGAACATTGCAAAGTCAGAATGATACTAGTCTAGAACTCCATGTGGTGAGTCAGTGTCTGAGAATCTGACAGTTCAGGGGAAGTTGCGGTGGAAAGAACCTTTTAAGAAGAGAACTGTCACTGATGCGTCAGGTGACTTACAAATAGCTCTCATGATGAAAGACGACAGGTATTCCCCTCAACTGATCGCACCTCGTCTGATCCCCTGAGGGTCCAacaggcagacagaggcagTTAGTGCTGTTGGCTGACAGATTAATTCCACAGAGACAAGCAGTCGAGGAGGTGAAACATTCTTTGTGGAGTATCTGGAAGTCTCAGCCAGTCAGTAAACAACACTGTACTATACTGGTAATGTCATTTGTGTGGATATGAATGTGTTGGTACgcattaaatgaaaaaagaagaaagttgATATgaaaaaagacatgaaagatTGTCTTGAACACAGAGAATTCAGCATATCCCACTAATGGAGACATCATGAACTAACGCACCCGTAGAGTGTTTCCTTCCCTGACAAAGACACACCCCCTAATAGCCAATCTACGACTTGTACGGTCTCTCTGCTTGGGGTCACTTTGCATCTCATTGAAACTCAAAGCGGATCATGTCCAGAGTGGAGGCTTTAAGGGACACAAACCTTCGCTCATTACTGAGGGAGTCGCGCACTGACATTGCCATGGCTGTGGACGACCCTTTCCCTCTTGTTTATGGTTTGGCAGAcaaaaacatcatcactgaCCAAATGCTCAAGGTGAGGCATAGAAAAATTAGAAATTGTATTGGTATATGTAAGTGACAAATCTATTTACAAGCCTAGAATGTCTTCCAAGattacagcatgtgtgtgtagaaatatttgattttactcACAGTatctctttctgtttgtgcGGATCTGCAGGACACGCtagagaaggaaaggaaggaagggatCCACAAGGCCATGTACTCGCTCCTGTCCTGGGTCCTGGAACAGAAACGATCTATCATCCAGGCCTTCTGGAGCAATATGACCAAGGACTACAACCTGGACAGCTACAGCAAGCTGAAGACACTGCTCTCCAACCTGCACTCCAGTATGTGGAGTTCAGAGAAGCTCACTAATGAAAATGCTTGTCATAAAAATGCTGGTGAAATTTGTTTATCTCTCTATGTTATTTGTTCTAATGGAGATTTACCCATTATATAATTCATCAATAATATATTTCTGTGCATACtctcatatttaaatacattttcaagtgGATTATGGACAAACCAGGGTCTGTTATTCTGAATGGTATTTTCGAAAGTAAAGTAATGAACATTTGATTCTGAAACCTTTAaggttgttgtgttttcatcgcTGATTATGTCTGACAGAACGAGACACTGCAGGTTCCAGAGGTGAGAAGAGATCCCAGAGATGTGACAAAACTCCTCacgtgaagaagaggagccacGAGGATAGAGAGACCAGCTCCAGCAAGATTTCACACTATCACGCAAAGACAAGCAATGGTCCAGGTTATTTCCCATCATACAcctgttctgtctctcttttccaACAATATTTCACTGCAGCCCGTACTTTAAGATTAGGacatggagagaaaagaaagaaacttttCAGGATGAATTGTTCTTTCTGTTAGTCAGTAAGAATGAATTCTAACATTCAGTAAAAATATCtcttgtgttttcctgtttctttctcCAGGGGGTAAAGTGAAGTTATACAGAGTGAAGAGTGAAGCTCCAGCACCTCAGCTAACATCTGGAAATAGTAATTACCTCCAACgaggacgttatgttttcatctgagtttgtttgttagttcgcaggattatgaaaaaaccactcaactgatttccatgaaatgttatggaggggtggggcttGACTCAAGGAAGAACCAATAGAAGTTCAGCGGGCTCAggattcactttctttaatatcaCGAGATagggacttttttttcttttgacattttcattaattcagGATAATTTGTGGATCTTTGTGTAAAAAAATCTGCCATATTTAGAGGTGATGtagatgtggtttcataaggggactgttggaggtatgagctctactgagtgccattctagtttaaaaTGAATTGTAGTGAAAGCAAAAATACttagaaacatttatttcatagTACAGATATATTTAACCAAACTTGTGCCACAGGTGTGCAGGTAGTGTCCTCCTCAGTCCAAGGAGGagtccccctctcctcctcctcctcctcctcctcctctacagaGCTGCCAGTCAGCCATGAAGCCAGAGAAAAGATCCACATCAAGCAGGTGTTTGGTTCCGACGGTAAGCCATGAGttgaaaatcattattttaatctTTTCCAAATATTGATATAACTGTTCTGCATCATCGGGACTGCAAACATACACATCTTTgttaaaaagcattaaaaaaaatagactAATATGAAATTTTCCCTAAAATATGCAGAACTGAATTCATGGCTGTCATTCAACAGGGACCAGAAAGTGCATTAAAGAGGAGACCAGTGCAGCGCTCAAGTCCCAGGCTGCTGAGAGCACATTTCACCACAAGGGGGAGACAACCACAGGCATGGTAAAGGGCCTCGCTCCCTCACCTGGCTTCTCATCGGTCTGTATATATGTGTCTCGtatgttctgtatgtgtgtgtctttaggTCCATTACAATGATGATGAGTGTGCAGTGTGTAAGGACGGAGGGGAGCTGCTCTGTTGTGACGGTTGTCCTCGAGCGTTACATCTGACCTGCCTCGACCCCCCACTCACGTCCATACCGAGGTTCAAACCCCTTaaacctgtctgtgtcttttatttcaacatatCAGCATGTGACTGTATTTTTCAAAGATGCCTTTTATTCTTAAGTGCTTGCTCTGAAAAAGTTgcatgttttaatctgcagtgGCACCTGGCAGTGTGAGCGGTGCCGTGcagtgaaaagagagaaaggccAGCTTCCTTTACAAGTAAGGTCCCGACCGACAAATACTAGTTTACATGGGCTGTAAGTAAGTGTTTAGTCAAAGTGTTTGGTCAAAAAGCCCAGAGCTAAGAGTGTGTAGTTTGGAGTTCCAAGAAGTTTAGACAGGTTGAAGGAATCTGAGGCACTAAAGGAGGTGTAAAGTTAAAGAGCCTCTAATATATCATTGAAACTTTGATCATTTCAACAGTAGAAACATGCCAACGCGTTTCAGGCCTAGAGAAGGGCCGGCACAAAATGGCCGTCCTTGGGCTGAGGTAATTATTCCGACTTTGGTATGTTGGTGTTATTTGAAGCCAGAATGTGTAAAAACCTGGTTgcagtaaagaaaatgtttttatttatgtgttttagCATTTAAAATAAACCTTGACACCTCTTTTTACAATATTTGCGTGTTAACGCTCGgcaaagaaaaaggatcagTGACAAAAAGCTTCTGTTTAGAGCTGAATGTAAAATGATACTAATCGATTTATACTTTAAGTGATGACATCAGCCACTCGGGCACTCATGTATCAAAACATTTGCCAACTTTCTGAATTGTTGTTCCAATTTAAAGGCGGCGTCCAGGCGGGAACTGATATTTCTGGTTAGTCTGACAAAGGCAAAACCAATCATTCCATGCACAACTTCTCAGAGCATCTGAgtatcaagataaaaaaaaactgtagcaAAAGGATCTGATGCCTGAATAAACAATTatagaaaagagaagaaatcaaTTTCCCATTTTAAACCTGGGCATTGTGCAGCTTTCAATGTTCATGTACAGAATGATTCCCTGAGTCTTTCTCCTTTTATTGAGGCTTCTACAAAGTTTCTGCCTGACATCTTTGGTGTCATCACCATGGTTAGCGTCTCCTTTTCACTTTAACCAGTTTTATTcaactctgttttattttgccaCAAATTACAAAGTTGCCTCGAGGGGCAAAATCCCATGACATGATATTACAAACGAATCTCTTTATTAGGAAACGATAATACTCAGCATTTTCTAACACTGACAAATCTATAAATAATTTGTATCACAGGCTCTCACGGCTCAgccacagcaaacaaacaccaaCTCCTCCATAGAcgtctccttcttctcctctctgtcgtCCTCCTCCCTCACAAGTGTCACAGCTTCTGTGAACGGACCCGCTGCCAGAAACCAGGTACAAACCTGATGATGCTCTGCTTGttgcagtcttttttttttttttttactttcacaatTTCTTTAGAACTCATTCAGCATTCTGTCTCGTTGTCTTCAGTGCTCAGGTCTGGACAGTGTGAGGGAGGTGTGTGGCGTGTGTCACCTCATGGGAGGAGACCTGACTCAGTGCCTCCAGTGTTTTGGGCGTTTCCATGCGCACTGTCTCTTCTCCAAGTGAGACATCCACTCATCTGTTATTTAGACATTTTTGAGGATTATAGAGGATGACAGAAACAAATACTAATCCCAGCATCATTGTGCTCATCCTAACCCTGTGAATGTCCTGTCGGTTCCTGTTTGTGCATTAAGGGTGTGTTCTGCAGCAGCCTATTAcacagtgtgtatatatgtgttcatttgaaaaatatcttACAAAGGGAAAGCTGAATCCATTTAATGCCaccatttatttcacttttttatgtctctgtgtggcatattttgttcttttatttgtgaTCAAATGTTCTTTTCAGCTCTGTGTGATCTACAAATTGAAATCATTGGACAGTATTAGTatattaaagatataatattgCATGAAGAGCCTGTTTAATCAGTTTAAGTTGCCATATGAAAGGGTTCCTCTGTTAtcctcctgtgtgtttgaaatTACATATCGATTGACAGTAACATTATACACCACAGAGAACAGTCTGAGTcactccctgtgtgtgtatgtgtgtgtttgtgcgcgtgTTTGCCAGAGGGAGATCCATCTGCTCGTCCTGCTCCAGACCCTGGGGCAGCTCTGCAGAAAAAGAAGCTGAATCCAGAGGCTTACAGGTGGGTCTGCACATGTGGACACAAAGGGCGAGCTTGAAGAGTCTGGTGTCTGtgcacaaaatatatataaaccttCTCAGCAACATTTGAATATGTCCGAGTGTAATCTGGGTaatctctcctgtgtgtgtgtgtgtgtgtgtgtgtgtgtgtgtgtgtgtgtgtccagcccACCCCAGCGGTCCAACTCAGTTATGATCAGATCACCTCTGCCCCGGAGCCCATCCTCCATAAGGATGAACTGGACTCCATCCTGGGAGATGTGAGTGGGGGCTCAGTTACACGTGGTCTCAACACACGTAGACGACATACAAAGTGATCATGCATGTCAGACACGAGAAGGCTGCTGCACTTCTTACCACCCGCAGCCCTGAGGACCAAACAATAACTGGCAGGGGGTGTTGTCATtaaattgtttgtgttgatcCGAAACATGTGTTGCACAGATGTTAGATGTTAAGTGTATTACTTTTTTACATTATGTGTTGGGTTTCTTAGCCCAGATGAACTGACTCTTAAGACAAACGTTAAGGATGGTAAAGATCATTGCTGtatgatgtcattgttttcaatgacatcactcacacacacacacacacacacacacacacacacacacacacacacacacacacattaaccatATGATGGATTTATGTGCTGGGACTGATCCTGCTGTCTCCCCCCTCACCCCTGATCTTTGTGTCTCAGCAGGGATCCATGGACGGCATCTTGCAGTGGGCTTTTCACAACATCTCCCGGCCTCTTCCAGACTCACAAGGGTGTTACCAGTGACGGGCAGACATGCGATCACAGGTGCAGCTATGAGCTCTCACCGTCTGAAGTAACAGTGTAAATCAACATTGATGGAGCAAAAATAACTGATTTAAAATAAGGCTGCACAATGTAAATCAAGCCAAAAGATCAGTATCAAATAACTGTTTAAACTCTACATCTGTAGAGTAAGAGTAAGTACTCAGATTATTGTAATTGTAGTCATTATTCATAATTCACAGTGTTTTCCTCTAAACCATTGTCTCTTGGCGTGTGTGACGACTGGATTAACCAGTTTCAGGACCAATCGCATCCATTGGAACATTTGACTTAGTGAAACCAGCTTTGCTAAAATAACACTTAATTTATGTGACTGTGGAAAATGATTTATTAGGAATATTCACCTTGTCAGATATTGATAAACTGAAGCTCTGAAAACTACATTTTGACAAGTATTGTAGTGAAGTAATACAAATTTGTATTTAATCAAAAACCCGTGAACCCGGAGCTTCCAAGGATCTGTCTGTTTCACCTGATTCATAATCCTTGATGTAAACCTTGTATCTGCTTTTTGGCTTAAACCTATTCATGGAATAGAAATAAATTGCAAAAGTCAACTGACTGTGgaataaatacacttttaatTTGTCATTGCTCCACGAGTGTGACTGTGCATtggttgtttttcatctgttttcatgtgAGTGAGACTTTGTGTATACCTTCATGgaaaaacaaccacacataTGTACAGTGTTTGGGGAAAAAAGGACAATGCAAACTTCCACATGTGCACAAAgacagtttgtctctctgtgtgggtCTGCAGAAGAATTCAAATTCACACGTTCCACCAGATGGTTTCAATACAATGAAGTATGCACAAGGAGAAATGCCTCCGTTTAACAGGAATTCCTTGAAAACTATCACTTAGATGAggaatgttgtttttgtcatggGATTCAAAAGTTTCAGCAGAGCTGCCAAAGGGATGGAGCTCGGCCAGGCAGTGTGCACATTTTTCTCCCCTCGGTATTTGGTTGCCATGGCTCCCGGCTCCTACAGGCCCAAAACAGAGGGATGAGAAACATGCTcgttccagtgtgtgtgtgtgtatctgtttatTTACCAGTCCACTTTTCTTTAATCATTAAGGAATTGTCCTGCATGCTTGACTGCTCTGGGTCTGTTCAATGAAACATGACCAGCATCATCAGAGACAACAGTTTACTGTGCACCTACAGAGAAGACAAATCCGAGACAGTTTAATGCGATGAGATTAACAGATCATTAACAGAGCAGGTGTACATAGCAGCAAATTGGCACGTTAATCTCAGATTATAAACCGTAATTATTCTACATCCTGGCTGAGGGGGAAGATTTCTCATATTGTTTCCTCAACTGTGCAGGCTTCTCAACTCCTGCATCACTCtcacaaaaacagacatttcttctgtttcttgCTGCATACCACACGAGAGACCACATGGAAAAGATGATAAATGACCCCAAGATCCCACTCTGctttaaaaagagagacagaaaataaaaaacacttctcACCACTAGGTGGCTCTGATCTGCGAATGATGCAATAGTTAAGCATTGTATTGAAGCATGAGTCTCAAGAAGTATTGCAGAAATAATAAGAGGAAGTATAGATGGGAATAACCAAGATTGCATCAGAGCAAGAAAAAGTGTCACAACTGTTTCCATCACAAATAACTTGTGTGACAAAGATGAGGAAATTATGTTTGTGCTGGTAAAATAGTTAAAtatttttactcaagtactaCTACTGCTACAGTTTTAGGTACATGCACTTGTGTATTTCCATTTAAACTACTCTATACATCTATGTCCTTGCATTGCAGattaaaatgtacattataTTAACAGTATATAATTGACTTTAATCAGATACAGTATCAAAATGCTGCTTACATGTTAATTGATCCATACAAAAACCCAGACCAAATTTGAATGTGG from Paralichthys olivaceus isolate ysfri-2021 chromosome 16, ASM2471397v2, whole genome shotgun sequence includes these protein-coding regions:
- the aire gene encoding autoimmune regulator isoform X2, producing MSRVEALRDTNLRSLLRESRTDIAMAVDDPFPLVYGLADKNIITDQMLKDTLEKERKEGIHKAMYSLLSWVLEQKRSIIQAFWSNMTKDYNLDSYSKLKTLLSNLHSKRDTAGSRGEKRSQRCDKTPHVKKRSHEDRETSSSKISHYHAKTSNGPGGKVKLYRVKSEAPAPQLTSGNSVQVVSSSVQGGVPLSSSSSSSSSTELPVSHEAREKIHIKQVFGSDGTRKCIKEETSAALKSQAAESTFHHKGETTTGMVHYNDDECAVCKDGGELLCCDGCPRALHLTCLDPPLTSIPSGTWQCERCRAVKREKGQLPLQALTAQPQQTNTNSSIDVSFFSSLSSSSLTSVTASVNGPAARNQCSGLDSVREVCGVCHLMGGDLTQCLQCFGRFHAHCLFSKGRSICSSCSRPWGSSAEKEAESRGLQPTPAVQLSYDQITSAPEPILHKDELDSILGDGSMDGILQWAFHNISRPLPDSQGCYQ
- the aire gene encoding autoimmune regulator isoform X1, giving the protein MSRVEALRDTNLRSLLRESRTDIAMAVDDPFPLVYGLADKNIITDQMLKDTLEKERKEGIHKAMYSLLSWVLEQKRSIIQAFWSNMTKDYNLDSYSKLKTLLSNLHSKRDTAGSRGEKRSQRCDKTPHVKKRSHEDRETSSSKISHYHAKTSNGPGGKVKLYRVKSEAPAPQLTSGNSVQVVSSSVQGGVPLSSSSSSSSSTELPVSHEAREKIHIKQVFGSDGTRKCIKEETSAALKSQAAESTFHHKGETTTGMVHYNDDECAVCKDGGELLCCDGCPRALHLTCLDPPLTSIPSGTWQCERCRAVKREKGQLPLQALTAQPQQTNTNSSIDVSFFSSLSSSSLTSVTASVNGPAARNQCSGLDSVREVCGVCHLMGGDLTQCLQCFGRFHAHCLFSKGRSICSSCSRPWGSSAEKEAESRGLQPTPAVQLSYDQITSAPEPILHKDELDSILGDQGSMDGILQWAFHNISRPLPDSQGCYQ